The following coding sequences lie in one Notolabrus celidotus isolate fNotCel1 chromosome 20, fNotCel1.pri, whole genome shotgun sequence genomic window:
- the apol gene encoding uncharacterized protein apol isoform X2: MSASRKELREALCRYTTDTFIYIDTVTRFCERNPKWMLGMESELNMITDIKERADGIDLGFGHVTQSENKGEAFLEYMKSKVTQGSARSRREELVEELKAVLKETLLELEKLHCFLDAVEKLAVTSLHVFSKEKKVVLNLPKGVKLQDVQVVILAARLICPLLLEFKRDAGDFFRPQLQNVEVLAYQLDKYIQTTARICGLIKKSVYGNFNLKMSKKIWADLNVDLTEDHVKRMLYHVNQLDDIRMNQSFRLVFLFQEKSCSGFLDEFSDRRPGMLQSLDELEATAVQLDSMNKGAKISSVVGSSVGAVGGILSIIGLALIPVTLGASLGLTMAGVGLSVTSGVNGVVTTATELGVNTTQQKKAREVFQRFMEDVQSLQERLEEVSSQTVARIEESHMDVVVGVGRMATKAGATVRGIDSLIASASVVKVMKSEELVVTAGKVVAQESKALRNVPKVAADIPDIGQAAVKGPLALSKSARAGLIGLNAFFLGMDVFFICKDSISLSKGSETEVSQFIRARAALWRSEIQAWEKIHDTLNKGLLTSEEHKAVLETPLNPEMEMVEQTELKMTTASDEVDENKGKGGKVCSIM, encoded by the exons ATGTCTGCGTCCAG aaaAGAACTCCGGGAGGCTTTGTGCCGCTACACCACCGACACCTTCATCTACATCGACACCGTCACCAGATTCTGCGAGAGGAACCCTAAATGGATGCTCGGCATGGAGTCAGAGTTGAACATGATAACGGACATCAAAGAAAGAGCGGACGGCATCGACCTCGGCTTCGGTCATGTCACCCAATCAGAGAACAAAGGAGAAGCCTTCCTGGAGTACATGAAGAGCAAGGTGACGCAGGGGTCTGCACGGAGCAGGCGTgaagagctggtggaggagCTGAAAGCTGTGCTGAAGGAGACGCTGTTAGAGCTGGAGAAGCTCCACTGCTTCCTGGACGCGGTGGAGAAGCTGGCAGTCACCTCACTTCACGTGTTCTCAAAGGAGAAGAAGGTGGTGTTAAATCTGCCAAAAGGGGTCAAACTGCAGGACGTCCAGGTCGTCATCCTCGCTGCACGACTGATCTGCCCTCTGCTGCTGGAGTTCAAAAGAGATGCAGGAGACTTCTTCCGTCCTCAGCTGCAGAATGTGGAAGTGCTGGCGTATCAGCTGGACAAATACATCCAGACCACCGCCAGGATCTGTGGGCTGATAAAGAAGAG CGTGTACGGCAACTTTAACCTGAAGATGAGCAAGAAAATCTGGGCCGACCTGAACGTGGATCTGACTGAAGACCACGTTAAGAGGATGCTTTATCACGTCAATCAGCTGGATGACATCAG GATGAACCAGTCCTTCCGGTTGGTGTTCCTGTTTCAGGAGAAGTCCTGCTCCGGCTTCCTGGATGAGTTCAGCGATCGTCGGCCCGGGATGCTGCAGTCTCTGGATGAGCTGGAGGCCACAGCCGTTCAGCTGGACTCCATGAACAAAGGAGCAAAGATCTCCAGCGTGGTGGGCAGCTCAGTGGGGGCGGTCGGAGGCATCCTCTCCATCATTGGTTTGGCGTTGATTCCTGTAACACTTGGAGCGTCTCTGGGTCTTACCATGGCCGGGGTGGGACTCAGCGTCACCAGTGGGGTCAATGGTGTCGTCACCACTGCAACAGAGCTCGGCGTGAACACGACGCAGCAAAAGAAAGCCAGGGAGGTGTTCCAGAGGTTCATGGAGGATGTGCAGAGTCTCCAAGAGCGTCTGGAGGAGGTCAGCTCTCAAACAGTCGCCAGAATAGAAGAAAGTCACATGGATGTGGTCGTTGGAGTCGGCAGGATGGCAACCAAAGCTGGTGCTACAGTGAGAGGCATTGATTCCCTCATTGCTTCAGCCTCTGTTGTGAAAGTGATGAAGAGTGAGGAGTTGGTTGTGACTGCCGGTAAGGTGGTGGCTCAGGAAAGTAAAGCTCTACGTAACGTTCCCAAAGTGGCCGCAGACATCCCAGACATCGGGCAGGCGGCTGTCAAAGGCCCGCTCGCACTCTCCAAATCCGCCAGGGCCGGTCTCATCGGGCTCAACGCCTTCTTCCTCGGCATGGATGTCTTCTTCATCTGCAAAGACAGCATCAGTCTGTCTAAAGGCAGCGAGACCGAAGTGTCCCAGTTCATCAGAGCCAGAGCGGCACTTTGGCGCTCAGAGATCCAGGCGTGGGAGAAGATCCACGACACCCTGAACAAAGGTCTGCTGACGTCAGAGGAACACAAAGCTGTCCTGGAGACGCCGCTGAACCCGGAGATGGAGATGGTGGAACAAACAGaactcaaaatgacaacagcGTCTGATGAGGTGGATGAAAACAAGGGGAAAGGAGGAAAAGTTTGTTCTATAATGTAG
- the apol gene encoding uncharacterized protein apol isoform X1 — protein MSASRKELREALCRYTTDTFIYIDTVTRFCERNPKWMLGMESELNMITDIKERADGIDLGFGHVTQSENKGEAFLEYMKSKVTQGSARSRREELVEELKAVLKETLLELEKLHCFLDAVEKLAVTSLHVFSKEKKVVLNLPKGVKLQDVQVVILAARLICPLLLEFKRDAGDFFRPQLQNVEVLAYQLDKYIQTTARICGLIKKSSVYGNFNLKMSKKIWADLNVDLTEDHVKRMLYHVNQLDDIRMNQSFRLVFLFQEKSCSGFLDEFSDRRPGMLQSLDELEATAVQLDSMNKGAKISSVVGSSVGAVGGILSIIGLALIPVTLGASLGLTMAGVGLSVTSGVNGVVTTATELGVNTTQQKKAREVFQRFMEDVQSLQERLEEVSSQTVARIEESHMDVVVGVGRMATKAGATVRGIDSLIASASVVKVMKSEELVVTAGKVVAQESKALRNVPKVAADIPDIGQAAVKGPLALSKSARAGLIGLNAFFLGMDVFFICKDSISLSKGSETEVSQFIRARAALWRSEIQAWEKIHDTLNKGLLTSEEHKAVLETPLNPEMEMVEQTELKMTTASDEVDENKGKGGKVCSIM, from the exons ATGTCTGCGTCCAG aaaAGAACTCCGGGAGGCTTTGTGCCGCTACACCACCGACACCTTCATCTACATCGACACCGTCACCAGATTCTGCGAGAGGAACCCTAAATGGATGCTCGGCATGGAGTCAGAGTTGAACATGATAACGGACATCAAAGAAAGAGCGGACGGCATCGACCTCGGCTTCGGTCATGTCACCCAATCAGAGAACAAAGGAGAAGCCTTCCTGGAGTACATGAAGAGCAAGGTGACGCAGGGGTCTGCACGGAGCAGGCGTgaagagctggtggaggagCTGAAAGCTGTGCTGAAGGAGACGCTGTTAGAGCTGGAGAAGCTCCACTGCTTCCTGGACGCGGTGGAGAAGCTGGCAGTCACCTCACTTCACGTGTTCTCAAAGGAGAAGAAGGTGGTGTTAAATCTGCCAAAAGGGGTCAAACTGCAGGACGTCCAGGTCGTCATCCTCGCTGCACGACTGATCTGCCCTCTGCTGCTGGAGTTCAAAAGAGATGCAGGAGACTTCTTCCGTCCTCAGCTGCAGAATGTGGAAGTGCTGGCGTATCAGCTGGACAAATACATCCAGACCACCGCCAGGATCTGTGGGCTGATAAAGAAGAG cAGCGTGTACGGCAACTTTAACCTGAAGATGAGCAAGAAAATCTGGGCCGACCTGAACGTGGATCTGACTGAAGACCACGTTAAGAGGATGCTTTATCACGTCAATCAGCTGGATGACATCAG GATGAACCAGTCCTTCCGGTTGGTGTTCCTGTTTCAGGAGAAGTCCTGCTCCGGCTTCCTGGATGAGTTCAGCGATCGTCGGCCCGGGATGCTGCAGTCTCTGGATGAGCTGGAGGCCACAGCCGTTCAGCTGGACTCCATGAACAAAGGAGCAAAGATCTCCAGCGTGGTGGGCAGCTCAGTGGGGGCGGTCGGAGGCATCCTCTCCATCATTGGTTTGGCGTTGATTCCTGTAACACTTGGAGCGTCTCTGGGTCTTACCATGGCCGGGGTGGGACTCAGCGTCACCAGTGGGGTCAATGGTGTCGTCACCACTGCAACAGAGCTCGGCGTGAACACGACGCAGCAAAAGAAAGCCAGGGAGGTGTTCCAGAGGTTCATGGAGGATGTGCAGAGTCTCCAAGAGCGTCTGGAGGAGGTCAGCTCTCAAACAGTCGCCAGAATAGAAGAAAGTCACATGGATGTGGTCGTTGGAGTCGGCAGGATGGCAACCAAAGCTGGTGCTACAGTGAGAGGCATTGATTCCCTCATTGCTTCAGCCTCTGTTGTGAAAGTGATGAAGAGTGAGGAGTTGGTTGTGACTGCCGGTAAGGTGGTGGCTCAGGAAAGTAAAGCTCTACGTAACGTTCCCAAAGTGGCCGCAGACATCCCAGACATCGGGCAGGCGGCTGTCAAAGGCCCGCTCGCACTCTCCAAATCCGCCAGGGCCGGTCTCATCGGGCTCAACGCCTTCTTCCTCGGCATGGATGTCTTCTTCATCTGCAAAGACAGCATCAGTCTGTCTAAAGGCAGCGAGACCGAAGTGTCCCAGTTCATCAGAGCCAGAGCGGCACTTTGGCGCTCAGAGATCCAGGCGTGGGAGAAGATCCACGACACCCTGAACAAAGGTCTGCTGACGTCAGAGGAACACAAAGCTGTCCTGGAGACGCCGCTGAACCCGGAGATGGAGATGGTGGAACAAACAGaactcaaaatgacaacagcGTCTGATGAGGTGGATGAAAACAAGGGGAAAGGAGGAAAAGTTTGTTCTATAATGTAG